A window of the Schlesneria paludicola DSM 18645 genome harbors these coding sequences:
- a CDS encoding sialidase family protein, with translation MFHLEDRGIILDAAQQPAQGRISFFTSLCPLRSGTILCGCQNGPGKHATTSTIRLSRSRDRGRTWEPLPVEFESRIDNRPGSFGAAEMVEAAPGRVLLFATWFDRSEPDRPLFDPVTEGILKSKQLLAVSTDEGTTWSSWREISTGDLKGCALTGPVIQWDDGTIAFPFESFKEFDDPNPGRHAAWLLISEDGGETFLPPQLVAQHPDHRIYYWDQRLCAGPERGECTALFWTHDLVAKHDLDVHLRHARLAGRDLVVSPLVRTGIPGQIAAPLRLDRQHLIAFVVDRDRPGTMTLWHSSDNGHTWPKESRLIVHTHDERAATSQGRDNIDFKQYWEDMGKWSFGHPAIRPLGDDRVLLAWYAGTPDCMSLHWARIRLHKASVT, from the coding sequence ATGTTCCATCTGGAAGACCGCGGAATCATTCTCGACGCGGCACAGCAACCAGCACAGGGCCGAATCTCATTCTTCACTTCGTTGTGCCCACTACGCTCGGGCACCATTCTGTGTGGTTGCCAGAATGGACCAGGAAAACATGCGACGACCAGCACGATTCGCCTGAGCCGTTCGCGAGATCGGGGACGTACCTGGGAACCGCTGCCCGTCGAATTCGAGTCCCGAATCGACAATCGTCCGGGCTCGTTTGGTGCCGCGGAAATGGTGGAGGCGGCCCCGGGACGGGTGTTGCTGTTTGCCACCTGGTTCGATCGAAGCGAGCCCGACCGCCCACTGTTTGATCCCGTCACGGAAGGGATTCTGAAGTCGAAACAATTGCTGGCCGTTTCGACCGATGAAGGCACGACCTGGAGTTCTTGGCGCGAGATATCAACGGGTGATTTGAAAGGCTGCGCACTCACGGGCCCCGTCATACAATGGGACGATGGCACCATTGCGTTTCCGTTTGAAAGCTTCAAGGAATTCGATGATCCCAATCCGGGACGACATGCCGCCTGGCTGCTGATTTCCGAGGATGGCGGCGAGACGTTCCTGCCACCGCAGCTCGTGGCGCAGCATCCCGATCATCGCATCTATTACTGGGATCAGCGACTGTGTGCCGGTCCCGAACGCGGTGAGTGCACGGCATTGTTTTGGACGCATGATCTGGTGGCAAAGCACGACCTGGACGTGCATCTGCGTCACGCGCGCTTGGCAGGACGCGATCTGGTCGTCAGTCCGCTGGTCCGCACGGGAATTCCCGGTCAGATCGCCGCCCCCTTGCGGCTCGATCGTCAACACCTGATCGCCTTTGTCGTCGACCGCGATCGCCCCGGAACCATGACGCTGTGGCATTCCTCCGACAATGGCCACACCTGGCCGAAAGAGTCTCGACTGATCGTCCATACACATGACGAACGGGCCGCGACTTCACAAGGACGCGACAACATCGATTTTAAACAGTATTGGGAAGATATGGGCAAATGGAGCTTCGGGCATCCTGCCATTCGCCCCCTGGGTGACGATCGAGTTTTGCTCGCGTGGTACGCGGGTACCCCGGATTGCATGAGTCTGCACTGGGCCCGGATTCGTCTGCACAAGGCCAGTGTTACGTGA
- a CDS encoding S9 family peptidase, with translation MALTVLRAVTNRMTSFRLASTLLVLTITVLWNKTGCRTAYSTDVVPATWWSPEFMMQIKRVTSVQVSPDGSRVIYSVRRTLLDDDQSEYRSHLFLANLDGTKSRQLTQGEKSCDDPQWSPDGQWIAFMSARGGRRNLWAIRPDGGEAHQLTDLKTDVSGFKWSPRGGVIAFTALDPITPDDERRMRSKNDAKVVDEQVKLNRLYAVDFVPLSDKPGPTRQLTKDTINVMVDSRSGRYGFDWSPDESQIVISHTTTPRADDWPTADLLLLNVADGSTKPLASTRAAESSPLFSPDGKSIAFTASDDPPTWAGARTVCILPAKGGTTTRLAETFDQFGRYSELVGWSKDGRQLFYTEAQGTSLKLLSLPLQGVPVEISRGAGLSSAGMSFTGVSLNSTRSHFGFSWEKLDTPVEAFVSPVSPFEPTRVSNVHGSLLLPPLGRTELVRWKSTEGMTVEGLLTYPAQFKSGERYPLLLVVHGGPMGVFTNLFDGSPSVYPTAAFAAKRYLVLRPNPRGSSGYGKAFRFANTQDWGGGDFRDVMSGVNHVISLGIVDADRMGIMGWSYGGFMTSWAITQTKRFRAASVGAGVTNLVSFTGTTDIPSFLPDYFGGEYWNNPEIYPLHSAMMRIKGVTTPTLIQHGERDERVPLSQGLELYNALKRQGCVTKLVIYPRSPHSIEEPRLLLDGMNRNLEWFDQYVGSAKK, from the coding sequence ATGGCGCTGACTGTCCTGCGTGCGGTCACGAATCGCATGACTTCATTTCGATTGGCGAGCACACTTCTCGTGTTGACCATCACGGTTCTCTGGAACAAGACGGGATGTCGAACAGCGTATTCCACCGACGTCGTTCCCGCGACGTGGTGGTCGCCAGAATTCATGATGCAGATCAAACGTGTGACCAGCGTCCAGGTTTCGCCTGATGGAAGCCGCGTCATCTATTCCGTGCGACGCACCCTTCTCGACGACGACCAGAGCGAGTACCGATCGCATCTCTTTCTGGCAAATCTCGATGGCACCAAGTCTCGGCAACTGACGCAGGGTGAGAAGTCCTGTGACGATCCCCAGTGGTCTCCAGACGGTCAGTGGATTGCCTTCATGTCCGCACGAGGTGGCCGACGAAATCTTTGGGCGATCAGGCCCGATGGTGGTGAGGCCCATCAACTGACGGATCTGAAAACGGACGTCAGCGGCTTCAAGTGGTCACCGCGAGGGGGTGTCATCGCGTTTACCGCGCTCGATCCGATCACGCCGGACGACGAACGAAGAATGCGATCGAAGAATGACGCCAAGGTCGTCGACGAACAGGTGAAGCTCAATCGATTGTATGCGGTTGATTTCGTGCCGCTTTCAGACAAGCCGGGGCCCACCAGACAACTGACGAAAGACACGATCAACGTCATGGTTGACTCGCGATCGGGGCGCTACGGATTCGACTGGTCGCCCGACGAATCTCAGATTGTGATCTCGCATACGACCACACCTCGCGCCGACGATTGGCCGACAGCCGATCTGCTGCTGCTGAATGTCGCGGATGGCAGCACGAAGCCGCTTGCCAGTACCCGCGCTGCGGAATCGTCACCGTTATTTTCACCGGATGGAAAATCGATCGCGTTCACGGCGAGCGATGATCCGCCAACGTGGGCCGGAGCACGCACCGTTTGCATCCTTCCCGCCAAAGGAGGCACGACAACCAGGCTGGCCGAGACGTTCGATCAATTTGGTCGATACTCGGAACTGGTCGGCTGGTCGAAAGACGGTCGCCAACTGTTCTACACCGAGGCGCAAGGAACCAGTCTGAAACTCTTGTCGTTGCCACTGCAAGGTGTGCCCGTCGAGATCAGTCGCGGTGCGGGATTGTCATCGGCGGGGATGTCCTTCACGGGTGTGTCGCTGAATTCGACTCGATCCCATTTTGGATTCTCGTGGGAGAAACTCGATACGCCCGTTGAAGCGTTTGTCAGCCCGGTGAGTCCATTCGAGCCGACTCGAGTCAGCAACGTTCACGGGAGCCTGCTTTTACCGCCGCTGGGACGTACGGAGCTGGTCCGCTGGAAATCCACCGAGGGAATGACCGTCGAAGGACTACTGACCTACCCGGCTCAGTTCAAATCCGGCGAACGCTACCCGCTGCTGCTGGTCGTTCACGGCGGCCCCATGGGGGTTTTCACGAACCTGTTCGATGGCAGCCCGAGTGTCTATCCCACGGCAGCGTTCGCCGCCAAGAGATATCTCGTACTTCGGCCCAATCCCCGCGGAAGCAGTGGCTACGGCAAAGCGTTTCGTTTCGCCAACACTCAAGATTGGGGTGGAGGCGACTTTCGCGACGTCATGTCGGGAGTGAATCATGTGATTTCATTGGGAATCGTCGATGCCGATCGGATGGGAATCATGGGCTGGAGCTACGGCGGCTTCATGACCTCATGGGCGATTACACAAACGAAACGATTCCGTGCAGCCTCTGTCGGAGCGGGTGTCACGAATTTGGTCAGCTTTACAGGCACGACTGATATCCCCAGTTTTCTGCCCGACTACTTTGGAGGCGAGTACTGGAACAACCCTGAGATCTATCCCCTGCATTCGGCGATGATGCGTATCAAAGGTGTCACGACTCCGACCCTGATTCAGCATGGCGAGCGCGACGAACGCGTTCCTCTGTCGCAGGGCCTTGAACTGTACAACGCTCTGAAACGCCAAGGCTGCGTCACGAAACTCGTGATTTATCCACGGTCACCCCATAGCATCGAAGAACCTCGACTGCTGCTTGATGGAATGAACCGCAATCTGGAGTGGTTTGATCAGTATGTCGGCTCCGCGAAAAAATGA
- a CDS encoding BlaI/MecI/CopY family transcriptional regulator, giving the protein MTDTGPTERELDVLKVLWELGEARVRDVHEAMNRQEECAFTTVQTLLRIMAKKGLVTQRLEDRTLFFTPVHTREQVSSRFLTRVFDGALSKLVLNMLQAEKVSVDEMRELERLVAKARRQKQKED; this is encoded by the coding sequence ATGACCGACACTGGTCCTACCGAACGCGAACTGGACGTGCTGAAAGTTCTCTGGGAGTTGGGGGAAGCGCGGGTTCGTGACGTGCACGAGGCGATGAATCGTCAGGAGGAATGCGCCTTCACCACCGTGCAGACGTTGCTCCGAATCATGGCGAAGAAGGGATTGGTGACGCAGCGGCTTGAGGATCGCACGTTGTTCTTTACGCCCGTGCATACCCGCGAGCAGGTCAGCAGCCGATTTCTTACCCGTGTGTTCGATGGTGCGCTCAGCAAGCTGGTGCTGAATATGCTTCAAGCCGAGAAAGTCTCGGTCGACGAAATGCGAGAACTCGAGCGACTCGTTGCCAAGGCCCGTCGCCAAAAGCAGAAGGAGGACTGA
- a CDS encoding M56 family metallopeptidase: MTWSQTIVVSWLQFMVTAALLLQIGRLSLRWLHQPVDRIRLILCSMIAVTAIPLFIAVAPWPIWHLRLITPVDAESVPSRPATIQSNSMPIANSPNRELAEGIPSEESLSRGAVDSSTRTIDSHEARPTVSTAATMSLPSPSIPPRSDASIWSRLAVAIGIVHGLGIVYFLLEWSLGFYWIRRLSRNSSPAPADVQQTWGRMTEGGGRHVRLLMSPAIDAPLTYGSLRPVVMLPLAFTDASATTLAFCLAHEWSHIRRQDMVAWSFIRSCQYLFWLQPSYWALRAELRLQQDMLADDHATRAKNDAIEYSELLIGFAKSRMSAPVAGALTFLDHPTQLMKRIKMLLENPMPVRARSSWTFSLTSATLAALAVALITGIRLDSTIAADAAKGTSQATATDVPTPSTAKSESPKTESKAVEAATPAEKATAAKEAPIPPTPPVTEQNGPLHYTCRVVNKETMEGIPNARIVFRRSVLTSQENRIIEETKHTTDKEGKYEVEIPADQVAIGSLYIELDVEHDDYTSKVGHGYALGMIRKNEKLGERPFFETTEIYPAGTVTGTIVAPDGTPLPGVKVQGFSRAKRMDWNSGSFSDTLSDTNGKFRLNLHKDIEGVIWILPKDYAPVEKYLAKQRGELGTFKLTPGVRLKGRVTDAAGSPLSGIAVNIDYTGANEFGELAVATSIRRGSLSDAEGRFSFDPLSTGDYRVAPSEHLSNPLVRDRTVYAVPGVFVSTTVSLKEGSEANDIEVQAVPHVVLNGQLYDSKGKKRGGHPISIFGQFDGTWWHTMGRPEKDGLLAVRIPHGLQQVKVQLSSNEHQALRYRRGKDQPLENLGSPQGIEFGTLNDDIDGFEIIYYKAPIVLVSIVDDEQKPIPDARVSGAYTWGTQSYVLKGETRSDISFDHQEDGRFRTSQMVPDEDLTFTATAPGYEAVSEKVKLQEGETKDLVLTLKKAAKDTTEEAKAPAVDAVKASNP; the protein is encoded by the coding sequence ATGACATGGTCACAGACAATCGTCGTTTCCTGGCTTCAGTTCATGGTGACCGCGGCCCTGTTGCTGCAAATCGGACGCCTGTCGCTTCGATGGTTGCACCAGCCCGTCGATCGCATCCGATTGATCCTTTGCTCAATGATCGCCGTCACGGCAATTCCTCTCTTCATCGCCGTGGCTCCGTGGCCCATCTGGCACTTGCGACTCATCACGCCTGTCGATGCAGAGTCAGTACCTTCACGGCCAGCCACGATTCAATCGAACTCTATGCCGATTGCGAATTCGCCCAATCGAGAACTCGCGGAAGGAATTCCCTCGGAAGAGTCCTTGTCGCGCGGCGCAGTTGACTCAAGCACACGCACTATCGATTCCCACGAGGCACGTCCTACTGTTTCGACGGCGGCCACAATGAGCCTGCCCAGTCCCTCGATTCCTCCTCGAAGTGACGCCAGCATTTGGAGTCGGTTGGCGGTCGCGATCGGCATCGTTCACGGCCTCGGCATCGTCTACTTTCTGCTTGAGTGGAGCTTGGGTTTCTATTGGATTCGGAGACTGTCTCGAAATTCGTCCCCAGCGCCGGCCGACGTCCAACAAACATGGGGCCGGATGACCGAGGGTGGTGGACGTCACGTCAGACTGCTGATGTCACCCGCGATTGACGCACCATTGACCTATGGCAGCCTGCGCCCGGTGGTCATGTTGCCGTTGGCGTTTACCGACGCCAGTGCCACGACACTGGCGTTCTGCCTGGCGCATGAGTGGTCGCACATCCGACGTCAAGACATGGTGGCCTGGAGCTTCATCCGATCCTGTCAGTACCTGTTCTGGCTGCAGCCGTCGTACTGGGCACTGCGAGCCGAATTGCGGCTGCAGCAGGACATGCTGGCGGACGACCACGCGACGCGTGCGAAGAATGATGCGATCGAGTACTCGGAACTGTTGATTGGATTTGCCAAGAGTCGAATGTCGGCTCCCGTCGCGGGGGCACTGACGTTTCTCGATCATCCCACGCAACTGATGAAGAGGATCAAAATGCTGCTCGAAAACCCGATGCCTGTTCGTGCTCGAAGCTCGTGGACGTTCTCATTGACTTCGGCCACGTTGGCCGCGCTGGCCGTCGCCTTGATCACGGGGATTCGGCTCGATTCCACCATCGCCGCCGACGCTGCAAAAGGCACCTCACAAGCGACCGCAACGGACGTTCCGACGCCTTCAACCGCAAAAAGCGAATCGCCGAAGACCGAGTCGAAAGCGGTCGAAGCAGCAACGCCTGCCGAGAAAGCCACGGCCGCCAAGGAGGCTCCCATTCCACCGACTCCGCCCGTAACCGAGCAGAACGGCCCCTTGCATTACACCTGTCGCGTCGTCAACAAAGAAACAATGGAAGGAATTCCCAATGCGCGGATCGTCTTCCGAAGATCCGTCCTGACTTCGCAAGAAAATCGAATCATCGAGGAAACCAAGCACACGACGGATAAGGAGGGAAAGTACGAAGTCGAGATTCCCGCCGATCAAGTGGCGATTGGGTCACTCTATATCGAACTGGACGTGGAACACGATGATTACACCTCGAAAGTCGGGCACGGATATGCCTTGGGAATGATTCGAAAGAACGAAAAACTGGGCGAGCGGCCCTTCTTCGAAACGACTGAGATTTATCCGGCAGGAACGGTCACGGGAACGATCGTCGCGCCGGATGGAACGCCGCTGCCGGGAGTCAAGGTTCAGGGGTTTTCGCGAGCAAAACGGATGGACTGGAACTCGGGGTCATTCAGCGACACTCTGTCCGACACGAATGGAAAATTTCGCCTGAATCTTCACAAAGATATCGAAGGGGTGATCTGGATTCTTCCAAAGGACTATGCCCCTGTCGAGAAGTATCTTGCGAAACAACGAGGTGAACTGGGAACCTTCAAACTGACACCGGGCGTTCGCCTTAAGGGGCGTGTCACCGATGCCGCCGGTAGCCCGCTTTCAGGCATTGCCGTGAATATTGACTACACAGGTGCGAATGAGTTTGGAGAATTGGCTGTGGCGACGAGTATTCGTCGTGGCTCTCTCTCGGATGCTGAAGGCCGCTTTTCATTCGATCCGCTTTCCACCGGCGACTATCGCGTGGCGCCCTCTGAGCACCTGAGCAATCCACTCGTCCGAGATCGAACTGTCTATGCGGTTCCCGGAGTTTTCGTGTCCACGACAGTGTCACTCAAAGAAGGAAGCGAGGCGAACGACATTGAAGTCCAAGCCGTACCACACGTCGTTTTGAATGGTCAGCTTTACGATAGCAAAGGAAAAAAACGAGGAGGGCATCCGATCAGCATCTTCGGTCAGTTCGATGGCACCTGGTGGCACACGATGGGACGGCCTGAAAAAGATGGGTTGCTTGCCGTTCGAATTCCCCACGGGTTGCAGCAGGTGAAAGTGCAGTTGAGCAGCAACGAACATCAGGCCTTGCGCTACAGGCGCGGCAAAGACCAGCCTCTCGAAAATCTCGGTTCGCCGCAGGGAATCGAATTCGGAACACTCAACGACGACATCGATGGCTTTGAAATCATTTATTACAAGGCGCCAATCGTGTTGGTCTCGATTGTCGACGACGAACAAAAGCCGATCCCTGACGCTCGCGTCTCGGGTGCCTACACCTGGGGAACACAAAGCTACGTCCTGAAAGGGGAAACGCGATCGGACATCAGCTTCGATCATCAGGAAGACGGCCGTTTTCGCACGTCACAAATGGTGCCGGATGAGGATCTCACGTTCACCGCAACGGCTCCCGGTTATGAAGCGGTTTCCGAAAAGGTCAAACTGCAAGAAGGGGAAACCAAAGATCTCGTCCTGACATTGAAGAAGGCCGCGAAGGACACGACGGAAGAAGCGAAGGCCCCCGCCGTGGATGCGGTGAAAGCGTCGAATCCTTGA
- a CDS encoding DUF1549 and DUF1553 domain-containing protein codes for MRLSVLNLLWAMALITMLRPCVVRAETEPADARVIRLPDGTELVDVDFERHVAGLFGRLGCNAAACHGAFQGKGGFRLSLFGQSPAMDHAAVLAGDGLSRVDLKSPEESLLLAKPSGREPHEGGLRLPHNSWEYRLIRNWIASGARRVVDQGVVTRLSVEPAELPPFEIGQRIGLRVVAEFANGDLQDVTAFSEFRCRDDAIVEIDATGHIVAKSSGDTAVIVAYRGSFLGVPILVPYPKIDALAESSIVHNWIDEEVGGRLSALNLRPSPPADDAEFLRRVTIDVIGLPPTPAEIIRFLSDSNPNKRSARIDELLSHPRRAAYWATRLCDITACNVDQLGGLEELRPKRAKMWHDWFRKRFAENQPYDQIVYGVLCASSRKDQPINDWIDAEVALEKAAQTGFETNYQDRPMLDYFWRRLGPNGPLPVEDLAELTATAFLGVRLHCARCHQHPYDHWTQHDFAGYANVFARVEFGSSTPLRTAINGRLDHRRKARQEGQSLPDFPRVQEVFLSPIPRPLIDSLTSVPSVPKAPGGPNLSDDEDARESLFRWLKQPDNPYFAPNFVNRVWARYFGIGLVEPVDAFSSANPATDPRLLKRLSQEFIQSGYDIRHLERLILTSATYQRSARPTEQNAKDHRNFAHAIVRPLLAEVLIDALNAALESTDNFGKDVPAGSQAIELAPNRFSDSSVNELFRVLGRGDRKALCECNRAPSPSIRQPLFLMSDAKVIEKIKNGRLSRLLEQQENDDSIVTEFYLATLSRNPDADELEFARQHVSASSTREDGLADVVWALINAREFSTNH; via the coding sequence ATGAGGCTTTCAGTACTGAACCTGCTGTGGGCGATGGCCCTGATCACGATGCTTCGGCCCTGTGTCGTGAGGGCCGAGACAGAACCAGCCGATGCGCGTGTCATCAGACTTCCCGATGGCACGGAACTCGTCGATGTCGATTTTGAGCGGCATGTCGCGGGGCTGTTTGGCCGATTGGGGTGCAACGCCGCAGCCTGCCACGGGGCGTTTCAAGGTAAAGGTGGGTTTCGACTCAGCTTGTTCGGTCAGTCGCCCGCCATGGATCATGCCGCGGTTCTGGCTGGCGATGGTTTAAGTCGAGTCGATCTGAAGTCACCCGAGGAAAGCCTGTTGCTCGCCAAGCCTTCAGGCCGCGAGCCGCATGAGGGAGGACTGCGGTTGCCGCACAATTCGTGGGAATATCGCTTGATTCGCAATTGGATTGCATCCGGTGCGCGTCGAGTCGTGGATCAGGGTGTGGTCACGAGACTAAGCGTCGAGCCCGCCGAACTTCCCCCATTCGAAATCGGTCAGAGAATCGGCCTGCGTGTCGTGGCCGAGTTTGCGAATGGGGATCTCCAGGACGTCACGGCATTCTCGGAGTTTCGTTGCCGTGATGACGCCATCGTCGAAATCGATGCAACAGGTCACATTGTCGCCAAGTCGTCGGGTGATACTGCGGTCATCGTCGCGTACCGCGGATCATTCCTGGGTGTTCCGATCCTCGTCCCCTACCCCAAAATCGACGCGCTCGCGGAATCCTCAATCGTGCACAATTGGATCGACGAAGAAGTCGGCGGGCGACTGAGTGCTCTGAATCTCAGGCCTTCACCACCTGCTGACGATGCCGAGTTTTTGCGTCGCGTGACCATCGACGTGATTGGGTTACCGCCGACGCCAGCAGAAATTATTCGCTTTCTTTCCGACTCGAATCCGAACAAGCGATCGGCGCGCATCGACGAGTTATTATCACATCCCCGCCGGGCGGCTTACTGGGCGACACGATTGTGCGACATCACGGCGTGCAATGTCGATCAACTGGGGGGGCTCGAAGAACTGCGTCCGAAACGCGCGAAGATGTGGCATGATTGGTTTCGTAAGCGCTTCGCCGAGAATCAGCCTTACGATCAAATCGTATATGGAGTGCTCTGCGCGAGCAGTCGCAAAGATCAACCGATCAATGATTGGATCGACGCCGAAGTGGCCCTCGAGAAAGCTGCCCAAACAGGCTTCGAGACGAACTATCAAGACCGGCCCATGCTGGACTACTTTTGGCGGCGTCTCGGACCCAATGGACCGCTTCCTGTCGAGGACCTGGCGGAACTGACCGCAACGGCGTTTCTTGGCGTGCGCCTGCATTGCGCGCGATGCCATCAGCATCCGTACGATCATTGGACGCAACACGATTTCGCAGGGTACGCCAACGTGTTCGCCCGCGTGGAATTCGGCAGCTCGACACCGCTACGCACAGCGATCAATGGTCGTCTGGATCACCGCCGTAAGGCCAGGCAGGAAGGACAAAGCCTGCCCGACTTTCCTCGAGTACAAGAGGTGTTCCTCAGCCCAATTCCACGCCCCCTGATCGATTCGTTGACGTCGGTACCAAGTGTTCCCAAAGCGCCGGGAGGGCCGAACCTGTCCGATGATGAGGACGCTCGTGAATCGCTTTTTCGCTGGCTCAAGCAGCCAGACAATCCGTACTTCGCACCAAACTTCGTGAACCGAGTTTGGGCACGGTACTTTGGGATAGGACTGGTGGAACCCGTCGACGCATTCTCGTCGGCCAACCCGGCGACAGATCCTCGCCTGCTCAAACGGCTATCCCAAGAGTTTATTCAGAGCGGTTACGACATCCGTCATCTCGAGCGTCTGATCCTGACGTCGGCAACCTATCAACGTTCCGCGCGACCGACGGAACAGAACGCAAAAGATCATCGAAATTTTGCACACGCGATCGTCCGACCGCTTTTGGCAGAGGTTCTGATTGACGCCTTGAATGCGGCCCTGGAGTCGACGGATAACTTCGGCAAGGATGTTCCCGCAGGCAGTCAGGCGATCGAACTGGCTCCGAATCGATTCTCCGATTCCAGCGTCAATGAGTTGTTCCGTGTGCTCGGTCGCGGTGACCGAAAAGCACTCTGCGAATGCAATCGGGCTCCCAGCCCCTCGATTCGTCAACCGCTGTTCCTGATGAGCGACGCCAAAGTTATCGAGAAGATCAAGAACGGCAGACTCTCTCGACTTCTTGAGCAACAAGAAAATGACGACAGCATTGTGACGGAATTCTACCTGGCGACGCTATCGCGGAATCCCGACGCGGACGAACTCGAGTTTGCACGACAGCATGTTTCGGCAAGCAGCACTCGTGAGGATGGACTGGCCGATGTTGTCTGGGCCTTGATCAACGCGCGTGAGTTTTCGACCAATCATTAG
- a CDS encoding HAD-IA family hydrolase, whose translation MSTPKLDLIFDVDGVLVYPAMRFRDYLNNTHGISPEMTAPFFHGRFRDCVTGRSDLRNELEVNLTRWGWPGTAETFIETWMHVDSTPDPTLLELVGSLRRQGFKCHVASVQERNRANYLRDIVGFKYAFDETFFSCDVGAAKPDPAFYQAVQQRLGKLPNQLMLIDDSPACIEAARRMGWQTFHYQQPTDQAHMIAAIAEFERR comes from the coding sequence ATGAGCACACCAAAACTCGATCTGATTTTCGATGTGGACGGAGTGCTGGTCTATCCTGCGATGCGGTTCCGGGATTACCTGAACAACACGCATGGAATCAGTCCAGAAATGACGGCTCCATTCTTCCACGGACGATTCCGGGACTGCGTCACAGGACGTTCCGACTTGCGTAATGAGCTGGAGGTCAACCTCACTCGATGGGGATGGCCAGGCACTGCGGAAACCTTCATCGAAACCTGGATGCATGTGGACAGCACGCCCGACCCCACACTGTTGGAATTGGTCGGGAGTCTGAGACGGCAAGGATTCAAATGCCATGTTGCATCCGTGCAGGAACGAAATCGCGCCAATTACCTTCGGGACATCGTGGGTTTCAAATACGCATTCGATGAGACATTCTTTTCTTGTGACGTCGGCGCCGCGAAACCCGATCCTGCGTTCTATCAGGCCGTGCAACAGCGGCTTGGAAAATTGCCAAACCAACTCATGCTGATCGACGATTCGCCCGCATGTATCGAAGCCGCGCGTCGAATGGGTTGGCAGACGTTTCATTACCAACAACCGACGGACCAGGCCCATATGATTGCGGCCATTGCGGAATTCGAACGACGATAA